The following proteins come from a genomic window of Kitasatospora sp. NBC_01246:
- a CDS encoding DUF1684 domain-containing protein: protein MTATAAEDWKHWSEGRAAAVSARHGQLALTGTHWLEPDPAGIPGVPGRWWADAEGVRLRATASDGITVAGASAPVDGEVLLRPDTDPAADTASAGDVLLVPIEREGELALRVFDPASPGRHSFAGISAYPYSPEWAVPALYTPFEGEARAVLVPNADGKDRPLTLTGRISFTVAGEHRTLTVGSAGRGLSGVIADASSGADTYRFRFISLPEPDADGRTVLDFNRAYLPPCAFADHFICPFPPPGNRLDFVVEAGEKQVLTR from the coding sequence ATGACGGCGACAGCCGCGGAGGACTGGAAGCACTGGAGCGAGGGCCGCGCTGCGGCGGTGAGCGCCCGCCACGGCCAACTGGCGCTCACCGGTACGCACTGGTTGGAGCCGGACCCCGCCGGGATACCCGGCGTGCCCGGCCGCTGGTGGGCCGACGCGGAGGGCGTCCGGCTCCGGGCGACGGCGTCCGACGGCATCACCGTCGCGGGCGCGTCCGCCCCGGTCGACGGCGAGGTGCTGCTCCGCCCGGACACCGACCCGGCCGCGGACACCGCCTCGGCCGGGGACGTGCTGCTCGTCCCGATCGAGCGCGAGGGTGAACTCGCCCTGCGGGTCTTCGACCCGGCCTCGCCCGGGCGGCACTCCTTCGCCGGCATCTCCGCGTACCCCTACTCGCCGGAGTGGGCCGTGCCGGCGCTCTACACCCCCTTCGAGGGCGAGGCCCGGGCCGTCCTCGTCCCCAACGCGGACGGCAAGGACCGCCCGCTGACCCTCACCGGCCGGATCTCCTTCACCGTGGCGGGCGAGCACCGCACCCTGACGGTCGGCAGCGCGGGCCGCGGGCTCAGCGGGGTCATCGCGGACGCGAGCAGCGGCGCGGACACCTACCGCTTCCGCTTCATCAGCCTTCCCGAGCCCGACGCGGACGGCCGTACGGTGCTGGACTTCAACCGCGCCTACCTGCCGCCGTGCGCCTTCGCCGATCACTTCATCTGCCCCTTCCCGCCGCCGGGCAACCGGCTGGACTTCGTGGTCGAGGCGGGCGAGAAGCAGGTCCTGACCCGGTAG
- a CDS encoding MFS transporter: protein MKPPAASVEPPAASAELPASSARWYRKAFADLSPLRDNVDYRRVWFGQAVSSIGQQMTAVAVSVQVYDMTGSSFATGLVGLFSLFPLVAFGLYGGAIADTVDRRKLGLIGSAGLAAVSAVLAAQAFAGLGLVAVLYAAVAVQAGFFALSSPARSAMIPRLVPSHQLPAANALNTVSMNLGLTVGPMLGGVLIGAWGTQAAYLVDTVAFAATLYAMWRLPAMRPLGDRRGRASVLDGLRFLREQPNLRTSFLADLAAMIFGMPRALFPAIAVTFYAGDARTVGLLVAAPAVGALTGALFSGWVGRVNRQGVAVLAAVAAWGLAIAAFGLIHNLWLGLLLLAVAGCADTVSMIFRNTMMQVAAPDEMRGRLQGIFIVVVAGGPRLGDFESGTVASLTNPATSVISGGLACVAAIALLAARRPAFLRYDARHPTP from the coding sequence GTGAAGCCCCCCGCCGCGTCCGTCGAACCTCCCGCAGCGTCGGCAGAGCTCCCCGCCTCGTCCGCGCGCTGGTACCGCAAGGCCTTCGCCGACCTCAGCCCGCTGCGCGACAACGTCGACTACCGGCGGGTCTGGTTCGGGCAGGCGGTCTCGTCGATCGGCCAGCAGATGACCGCCGTGGCCGTCTCCGTCCAGGTCTACGACATGACCGGCTCCAGCTTCGCCACCGGCCTGGTCGGGCTCTTCTCCCTCTTCCCGCTGGTCGCCTTCGGCCTCTACGGCGGCGCGATCGCCGACACCGTGGACCGGCGCAAGCTCGGCCTGATCGGCTCGGCCGGCCTCGCCGCGGTCTCCGCCGTCCTCGCCGCCCAGGCCTTCGCCGGGCTCGGCCTCGTCGCCGTGCTCTACGCCGCCGTCGCCGTCCAGGCGGGCTTCTTCGCGCTGAGCTCGCCCGCCCGGTCGGCGATGATCCCCCGCCTCGTCCCGAGCCACCAACTCCCCGCCGCCAACGCCCTGAACACCGTCAGCATGAACCTCGGCCTCACCGTCGGCCCCATGCTCGGCGGCGTCCTCATCGGCGCCTGGGGCACCCAGGCCGCCTACCTGGTCGACACCGTGGCCTTCGCCGCCACCCTGTACGCGATGTGGCGCCTGCCCGCCATGCGCCCGCTCGGCGACCGCCGCGGCCGCGCCTCCGTCCTCGACGGCCTGCGCTTCCTGCGGGAGCAGCCGAACCTGCGCACCAGCTTCCTGGCCGACCTGGCCGCGATGATCTTCGGTATGCCGCGAGCCCTCTTCCCCGCCATCGCGGTCACCTTCTACGCCGGCGACGCCCGCACCGTCGGCCTGCTGGTCGCCGCCCCCGCGGTGGGCGCCCTGACCGGCGCCCTGTTCTCCGGCTGGGTCGGCCGGGTCAACCGCCAGGGCGTGGCCGTCCTCGCCGCCGTCGCCGCCTGGGGCCTCGCCATCGCCGCCTTCGGCCTGATCCACAACCTCTGGCTCGGCCTCCTCCTGCTCGCCGTGGCCGGCTGCGCCGACACCGTCAGCATGATCTTCCGCAACACGATGATGCAGGTCGCGGCCCCCGACGAGATGCGCGGCCGCCTCCAGGGCATCTTCATCGTGGTCGTCGCCGGCGGCCCCCGCCTCGGCGACTTCGAGTCCGGCACCGTCGCCTCCCTCACCAACCCCGCCACCTCCGTCATCAGCGGTGGCCTGGCCTGCGTCGCCGCCATCGCCCTGCTCGCCGCCCGCCGCCCCGCCTTCCTCCGCTACGACGCCCGCCACCCGACCCCCTGA
- a CDS encoding tyrosine-type recombinase/integrase → MEQAVRDGLIDFNPSRMSGWQRLYKKAEDELDDPRSLALNDWDTLDELATALVERSHNHYRGWGDIVRFAACTAARIGEVSGVRVKDINRFDWTWDLCRQTTTAPGGLIDKGTKGKRRRTVPIIEEIRDLVNWRMNVVGNDPMARLFTGPRGGRVTTAILRDATHWDEVVVSLGYEYLRRHDLRHTGLTWFADAGVPIHVLQKIAGHGHITTTQRYLHPDKSSIEKAGRSLSRHLSADRRTPQATSASSVPAEAGVRHLRLVQ, encoded by the coding sequence ATGGAGCAGGCCGTCCGCGACGGCCTCATCGACTTCAACCCCTCACGCATGAGCGGCTGGCAGCGCCTCTACAAGAAAGCCGAGGACGAACTCGACGACCCACGCTCCCTCGCCCTCAACGACTGGGACACCCTCGACGAACTCGCCACCGCCCTGGTCGAACGCTCCCACAACCATTACCGCGGCTGGGGCGACATCGTCCGCTTCGCCGCCTGCACCGCCGCCCGCATCGGCGAGGTCTCCGGCGTCCGCGTCAAGGACATCAACCGCTTCGACTGGACCTGGGACCTGTGCCGCCAGACCACCACTGCCCCGGGCGGCCTCATCGACAAGGGCACCAAGGGCAAACGGCGGCGCACCGTCCCCATCATCGAAGAGATCCGCGACCTCGTGAACTGGCGCATGAACGTGGTCGGCAACGACCCCATGGCCCGCCTCTTCACCGGCCCGCGCGGCGGCCGGGTCACCACAGCCATCCTCCGCGACGCAACCCACTGGGACGAAGTCGTCGTCAGCCTCGGCTATGAGTACCTGCGCCGGCACGACCTCCGGCACACCGGCCTCACCTGGTTCGCCGACGCCGGCGTCCCCATCCACGTCCTCCAGAAGATCGCTGGCCACGGCCACATCACGACGACCCAGCGCTACCTGCACCCGGACAAGAGCTCCATCGAGAAGGCCGGCCGGAGCCTCAGCAGGCACCTGTCGGCGGACCGGCGCACTCCGCAGGCAACATCAGCCAGCTCGGTGCCGGCGGAGGCCGGAGTGCGCCACCTGCGTCTCGTCCAGTAG
- a CDS encoding helix-turn-helix domain-containing protein — translation MVLEVDGGTKRPEPKQGADMTTTEHTPVLPDPRVQPTMTVPEAGRLLGLQKVASYNAARRGDIPTISVGRRLLVPTAKLRALLGIDAVTPTDVAA, via the coding sequence ATGGTGCTGGAGGTGGACGGCGGGACGAAAAGGCCCGAGCCGAAACAGGGTGCGGACATGACGACGACAGAGCACACTCCCGTCCTGCCCGACCCGCGGGTCCAGCCGACCATGACCGTGCCGGAGGCCGGTCGACTCCTCGGCCTCCAGAAGGTCGCGAGCTACAACGCGGCCCGGCGCGGCGACATCCCGACGATCTCGGTCGGCCGGCGCCTCCTGGTTCCTACCGCCAAGCTGCGCGCCCTGCTCGGCATCGATGCGGTCACCCCCACAGACGTTGCGGCCTGA
- a CDS encoding single-stranded DNA-binding protein produces the protein MSTQMWIGRISSSPEHHRMPGSPVQDVTFTLEDRPVLAERGKRRAAGGPLLLRCVAWRGLAQLIADTYRTGDRVIVIGSLRQRTARAATSVELEVSDIGALLHEGTPFLRAPAIHGEPD, from the coding sequence ATGAGCACCCAGATGTGGATCGGCCGCATCAGCAGCAGCCCCGAACATCACCGCATGCCGGGCAGCCCCGTCCAGGACGTCACGTTCACCCTCGAAGATCGCCCCGTCCTCGCCGAACGCGGCAAGCGCCGGGCCGCCGGCGGCCCGCTGCTCCTGCGGTGCGTCGCCTGGCGCGGCCTCGCCCAGCTGATCGCCGACACCTACAGGACGGGCGACCGCGTGATCGTGATCGGCTCCCTGCGCCAGCGCACCGCGCGCGCCGCGACCTCGGTCGAGCTCGAGGTGTCCGACATCGGAGCGCTGCTCCACGAGGGCACGCCCTTCCTGCGCGCGCCGGCCATCCACGGCGAGCCGGACTGA
- a CDS encoding DUF6087 family protein, protein MDDEPLESWMARRDASRRPVGALKAVRLDGSEGAAHVQPEQPRLVLRWDGVQWLPETVVADYAAVQRLLHGIDGDGIVRPVPAPNLGRGTGRHRKPR, encoded by the coding sequence GTGGATGACGAGCCACTGGAGTCGTGGATGGCCCGGCGGGATGCGTCCCGCCGTCCGGTGGGCGCCTTGAAGGCGGTGCGGCTCGACGGCAGCGAGGGCGCCGCGCACGTCCAGCCGGAGCAACCGAGGCTGGTGTTGCGGTGGGATGGCGTGCAGTGGCTGCCGGAGACGGTCGTCGCCGACTACGCGGCGGTGCAGCGCCTACTGCACGGGATCGACGGGGACGGCATTGTCCGGCCGGTGCCGGCGCCGAACCTCGGGCGGGGAACTGGCCGCCATAGGAAGCCGCGGTGA
- a CDS encoding DUF932 domain-containing protein: MRQSDVITGRADLGAIDNTTGEAAFYSHRQPAWHGLGTVTEEAKTSEEVLHLAKLDWQVEKRPLLSMHKRKLGKKIPNRFGTFRSDTGDWLGGLVGNTWTPIQNREAFAFLDVLVGGGHVTYETAGALDGGRVVFMSTMSPSITLDPEGAADRIDLYTLFANSHDGRSAAVAVETPIRAVCTNTLDLAVNEAQRTWKIRHTFDALSQLEEARRALGFTERYAAAFEAEATKLFQTAMTNQEFDKLIAQLWTPPAEGARKNLTAANAERRDCLHHLFAEADTQDNIRGTRWAALQAVIEFDDYFRNVKVPEALTEQEHRNNLAMTTLLHDQKNDLKDLAKSLLLAA, encoded by the coding sequence ATGCGACAGAGCGACGTCATCACCGGCCGCGCCGACCTCGGGGCCATCGACAACACCACCGGCGAGGCCGCCTTCTACTCCCACCGTCAGCCCGCCTGGCACGGCCTCGGCACGGTGACCGAGGAGGCAAAGACCAGCGAGGAGGTCCTGCACCTCGCCAAGCTGGACTGGCAGGTCGAGAAGCGCCCGCTGCTCTCCATGCACAAGCGCAAGCTCGGCAAGAAGATCCCCAACCGCTTCGGCACCTTCCGCAGCGACACGGGTGACTGGCTCGGCGGCCTGGTCGGCAACACCTGGACCCCCATCCAGAACCGCGAGGCGTTCGCCTTCCTGGACGTGCTTGTCGGCGGTGGCCACGTCACCTATGAGACCGCCGGGGCCCTCGACGGCGGCCGCGTCGTCTTCATGTCCACCATGTCCCCGAGCATCACCCTCGACCCCGAGGGCGCGGCTGACCGCATCGACCTCTATACCCTGTTCGCCAACAGCCACGACGGCCGCTCCGCCGCCGTCGCCGTCGAGACCCCCATCCGGGCCGTGTGCACCAACACCCTGGACCTCGCGGTCAACGAGGCCCAGCGCACCTGGAAGATCCGCCACACCTTCGACGCCCTGTCCCAGCTGGAGGAGGCCCGCCGGGCCCTCGGCTTCACCGAGCGGTACGCGGCCGCCTTCGAGGCCGAGGCCACCAAGCTGTTCCAGACCGCGATGACCAACCAGGAGTTCGACAAGCTCATCGCCCAGCTGTGGACGCCCCCGGCCGAGGGGGCTCGCAAGAACCTGACCGCGGCCAACGCGGAGCGCCGCGACTGCCTGCACCACCTGTTCGCCGAGGCCGACACCCAAGACAACATCCGGGGCACCCGCTGGGCCGCCCTCCAGGCCGTCATCGAGTTCGACGACTACTTTCGCAACGTCAAGGTGCCCGAGGCCCTGACCGAGCAGGAGCACCGCAACAACCTGGCCATGACCACCCTGCTGCACGACCAGAAGAACGACCTCAAGGACCTCGCCAAGAGCCTGCTGCTCGCGGCCTGA
- a CDS encoding Hsp70 family protein: MTATGIDFGTTNSVVAQWLGDEAEVLALDAHHIDADWRRPGFDFLFPSVVGMSSLRRGPLFGWEAKLRSEEAAEACKRLLKSDEYVKIRGRRYAATTVAASVFQAMRDGAQHNLTTIERAVITVPANATGAARYRTRAAARFAGIEVQALLNEPTAAAISYVHDLEEDVQIMVFDWGGGTIDVTMLDHQDGFFEERASRGVTELGGLEIDRRLRALVLERAPARTAWTPAQQRQFGLDVERSKILLSSQESVTVMTPDGAAVQIWQGELEEAITDLVDRALAPLEQCLNDLHMAPRDVDAVLMIGGTSQIPSVRAAVAEVMQKEPVAVALCDPMTAVARGASIAAAVLAGEVDGVIQVATGHALGTVVKDNIGRKKFSQIIPRNSPLPWKECKSYTPLGDYARGLSVEIWEGDPDRPLDHPDNVQLTEFTLAYPRPSVREESRFLLEYTYDTNGLLHVKATLEHTGEEVLNEEVKSFGSGGPTPEVLKELDALMTGTTALDLPASVVAQNPGRPVPTPPKPVPSNVKAASPGAVGAPRVLVVDGSNLAWIGRSPRQPGVYESGDRPGYAQLESARAALASRYPGAEIHVVVDATFRHKVAEEERAAVEAALSKGNVIQPPAGTEGKGDALVAAIADDTGAVIVTNDNYIELQSRHPWLRGKGRVLGATYSRGVWVFTPRTCVAPRHRVVSAVPEVAARALIPPSSRPLADIEGRIHEE; this comes from the coding sequence GTGACCGCCACCGGCATCGACTTCGGGACCACCAACTCGGTCGTGGCCCAGTGGCTGGGCGACGAGGCCGAAGTGCTCGCGCTGGACGCCCACCACATCGACGCGGACTGGCGACGACCCGGCTTCGACTTCCTCTTCCCCTCCGTGGTCGGGATGAGCTCCCTGCGCCGGGGGCCGCTCTTCGGCTGGGAGGCCAAGCTGCGCTCGGAGGAGGCCGCAGAGGCCTGCAAACGCTTGCTGAAGAGCGACGAGTACGTCAAGATCCGGGGCCGTCGGTACGCCGCCACCACGGTGGCCGCCAGCGTGTTCCAGGCCATGCGGGACGGCGCGCAGCACAACCTCACCACCATCGAACGAGCCGTGATCACGGTTCCCGCGAATGCCACCGGGGCGGCGCGCTACCGCACCCGGGCGGCGGCGCGGTTCGCCGGCATCGAGGTCCAGGCACTGCTGAACGAACCCACTGCGGCGGCGATCTCCTACGTACACGATCTGGAGGAGGATGTCCAGATCATGGTGTTCGACTGGGGTGGCGGCACGATCGACGTCACAATGCTCGACCATCAGGACGGCTTCTTCGAAGAGCGTGCTTCGCGGGGGGTGACCGAGCTCGGCGGGTTGGAGATCGACCGCCGCCTGCGGGCGCTCGTCCTCGAGAGGGCACCCGCGCGCACGGCATGGACTCCGGCGCAGCAGAGGCAGTTCGGCCTCGACGTCGAACGCAGCAAGATCCTCCTGTCGTCTCAGGAGTCCGTCACCGTCATGACTCCGGACGGGGCGGCCGTGCAGATCTGGCAGGGAGAGCTTGAGGAGGCCATCACCGATCTGGTGGACCGGGCTCTCGCCCCGCTGGAGCAGTGCCTGAACGACTTGCACATGGCGCCGCGTGACGTGGACGCGGTGCTGATGATCGGCGGCACCAGCCAGATCCCGAGCGTCCGCGCGGCAGTGGCGGAGGTCATGCAGAAGGAGCCCGTGGCTGTCGCCCTCTGCGATCCCATGACGGCAGTCGCACGAGGTGCTTCGATCGCCGCAGCCGTGCTGGCCGGCGAGGTCGACGGCGTGATCCAGGTGGCGACCGGCCACGCACTCGGCACGGTGGTCAAGGACAACATCGGCAGGAAGAAGTTCAGCCAGATCATTCCGCGCAACTCGCCGCTGCCGTGGAAGGAATGCAAGAGCTACACGCCCCTGGGCGATTACGCCCGCGGCCTTTCGGTGGAGATCTGGGAGGGTGACCCGGACCGGCCTCTCGACCATCCGGACAACGTCCAGCTGACCGAGTTCACGCTGGCTTACCCGCGCCCGAGCGTGCGGGAAGAGTCACGGTTCCTGCTGGAGTACACCTACGACACCAACGGGCTGCTCCACGTCAAGGCGACCCTAGAGCACACCGGGGAGGAGGTCCTCAATGAGGAAGTCAAGAGCTTCGGCTCCGGTGGTCCCACTCCCGAAGTCCTTAAGGAACTCGACGCCCTGATGACCGGCACCACGGCCCTCGATTTGCCCGCGAGCGTTGTTGCCCAGAACCCTGGCCGTCCGGTGCCGACTCCTCCGAAACCTGTGCCGTCGAATGTCAAGGCCGCCTCGCCGGGTGCGGTCGGAGCCCCTCGCGTCCTGGTGGTGGATGGTTCGAACCTGGCCTGGATCGGTCGGTCCCCTCGGCAGCCAGGGGTGTACGAGAGCGGGGATCGACCGGGCTACGCCCAGTTGGAATCGGCCAGGGCTGCGCTGGCGTCGCGCTACCCAGGGGCTGAGATCCATGTCGTCGTGGATGCGACGTTCCGGCACAAGGTGGCCGAGGAGGAGCGTGCTGCGGTGGAGGCAGCACTGAGCAAGGGCAACGTCATCCAGCCACCGGCCGGCACCGAGGGCAAAGGCGACGCGCTCGTGGCGGCTATCGCGGACGACACAGGCGCAGTGATCGTGACCAACGACAACTACATCGAACTCCAGAGCCGCCATCCATGGCTGCGCGGTAAAGGACGTGTGCTGGGGGCCACCTACTCCCGAGGAGTGTGGGTGTTCACACCACGCACCTGCGTGGCTCCTCGTCACCGCGTGGTGAGCGCGGTCCCGGAAGTAGCGGCCCGAGCATTGATTCCGCCGAGCAGCCGTCCTCTTGCCGACATCGAGGGCCGGATCCACGAGGAGTAG
- a CDS encoding AAA family ATPase produces MTEKEQHQQTALPLAETVAKRLAESALPEPVKALIREALDSNAAGTATSSAPSGRVYLDSVAVNGFRGIGPRARLSLSPRPGVNLVVGRNGSGKSSLADAIEVGFTGARAHRPGQDATRGGRWSNLHAGDDPTIEVKLAIRGDTGRSTLTRTWTSKEFGSSEATFKRPGHGIVPLAGVGWDTALADHRPFLSYTDLDLMLTGKPSERYDAIAAILGMELLSTATNRLNAREKALTAAAKEMRDALPGLKDALYELENDDRAVQALVAVDTPGALDLDTIDELLAGLPLADDSRLAELRVEAGVGGPDLEKVGQAVQRLRIALADVEDLRGTDAENARLHADLLEKALAHVDRHPYDDVCPACGTERVLGREWYDRASRQVAELHREAKAAEDARSAVQTGARDLQNLIESPARIPASLDDPWTVWINCRQITDPVELARSAEEAAMVLADACDTIRMSAARELEERDERWSALVVRLAAWAGRARAAERDKPLLSNLRKAVKWLKDLTTELRERRMERFTSATQDIWERLRQESNVDLTAVSLKGSEKASVRKLVMAASVDGQDAPALDVMSQGELHSLALSLFLPRATTADSPFGFLVIDDPVQSMDPTKVYGLAQVLHEMGRHQQIVVFTHDTRLQKAFTDLELPVAVFQVTRSEGSRVKVECVDDPVAQAIGDARAIASTRGLPAETYSHVLPGLCRIALENAFLEAAWIRHHRAGGSERDLQDALDSAERFQEVAAIALFGDVGRVGDVESEVRRRYRDQAWLLIRKCQRGAHPDGTSISVPHRFVSDVEDLAQKIRKPEVAA; encoded by the coding sequence GTGACCGAGAAGGAACAGCACCAGCAGACCGCGCTCCCCCTCGCCGAGACGGTGGCGAAGCGCCTGGCCGAGTCGGCCCTCCCCGAACCCGTCAAAGCCCTTATCCGTGAAGCGCTCGACAGCAACGCCGCCGGCACCGCCACTTCGTCGGCTCCCTCCGGGCGCGTCTACCTCGACTCCGTCGCCGTCAACGGCTTCCGCGGCATCGGCCCCCGCGCCCGGCTGAGCCTGAGCCCCCGCCCAGGCGTCAACCTCGTCGTGGGCCGTAACGGCTCCGGCAAGTCCAGCCTCGCCGACGCCATCGAGGTCGGCTTCACCGGCGCCAGGGCCCATCGGCCGGGCCAGGACGCCACGCGCGGCGGCCGCTGGTCCAACCTCCATGCCGGAGACGACCCCACGATCGAGGTCAAGCTCGCGATCAGGGGCGACACTGGTCGCAGTACCCTCACCCGCACCTGGACGAGCAAGGAGTTCGGAAGCTCCGAGGCCACCTTCAAGCGTCCGGGCCACGGAATTGTGCCCCTGGCCGGAGTCGGCTGGGACACGGCCCTCGCGGACCACCGGCCGTTCCTCTCGTACACCGACCTCGACCTCATGCTCACCGGCAAGCCGTCCGAGCGGTACGACGCGATCGCCGCCATCCTTGGCATGGAGCTGCTCTCCACCGCGACCAACAGGCTGAACGCGCGGGAGAAGGCTCTCACCGCCGCCGCGAAGGAGATGAGGGACGCCCTGCCCGGCCTGAAGGACGCCCTCTACGAGCTGGAGAACGACGACCGCGCCGTACAGGCCCTGGTCGCCGTGGACACCCCGGGCGCCCTGGACCTCGACACCATCGACGAGCTCCTCGCCGGCCTCCCCCTGGCCGACGACAGCCGGCTCGCCGAGCTCCGCGTCGAGGCCGGGGTGGGTGGTCCCGACTTGGAGAAGGTCGGGCAGGCCGTTCAGCGGCTGCGCATCGCCCTCGCCGACGTGGAGGACCTTCGCGGTACCGACGCCGAGAACGCCCGGCTGCACGCAGACCTGCTGGAGAAGGCTCTCGCGCACGTCGACCGGCACCCCTACGACGACGTCTGCCCGGCGTGCGGAACGGAACGGGTCCTCGGACGGGAGTGGTACGACCGCGCCTCCCGGCAGGTCGCGGAGCTGCATCGCGAGGCGAAGGCCGCCGAGGACGCGCGCTCCGCCGTACAGACGGGCGCGCGGGACCTCCAGAACCTCATCGAATCCCCCGCGCGCATCCCCGCCTCCCTGGATGACCCGTGGACGGTGTGGATCAACTGCCGGCAGATCACTGACCCCGTCGAGCTCGCCCGGAGCGCCGAGGAGGCCGCCATGGTCCTGGCCGACGCCTGTGACACCATCAGGATGTCCGCGGCCCGCGAGTTGGAGGAGCGTGACGAGCGGTGGAGCGCGCTCGTCGTCCGGCTCGCCGCCTGGGCGGGCCGGGCGCGCGCGGCCGAGCGGGACAAGCCCCTGCTGAGCAACCTCCGCAAGGCGGTGAAGTGGCTCAAGGACCTCACCACCGAACTGCGGGAGCGGCGCATGGAGCGTTTCACCAGCGCCACGCAGGACATCTGGGAGCGCCTGCGGCAGGAGAGCAACGTCGACCTCACGGCCGTGAGCCTGAAGGGCAGCGAGAAGGCGAGCGTCCGCAAGCTCGTCATGGCGGCCTCCGTCGACGGCCAGGACGCTCCCGCGCTCGACGTCATGAGCCAGGGTGAGCTGCATTCCCTCGCGCTCTCCCTCTTTCTGCCGAGGGCCACGACGGCGGACAGCCCGTTCGGTTTCCTTGTCATCGACGACCCCGTGCAGTCCATGGACCCGACCAAGGTGTACGGACTCGCCCAGGTGCTCCACGAGATGGGCAGGCACCAGCAGATCGTCGTCTTCACGCACGACACCCGCCTGCAGAAGGCGTTCACCGACCTGGAACTGCCGGTCGCGGTCTTCCAGGTCACGCGTAGCGAGGGGTCCCGGGTGAAGGTCGAGTGCGTCGACGACCCGGTCGCCCAGGCCATCGGCGACGCCCGGGCCATCGCCTCCACCCGGGGCCTTCCCGCCGAGACGTACAGCCACGTGCTGCCCGGCCTGTGCCGTATCGCCCTGGAGAACGCCTTCCTGGAGGCCGCGTGGATCCGCCACCACCGCGCCGGCGGATCGGAGCGGGACCTCCAGGACGCGCTCGACAGCGCGGAGAGGTTCCAGGAGGTCGCGGCGATCGCCCTCTTCGGTGATGTGGGACGCGTCGGCGACGTCGAGTCCGAGGTGCGCCGCCGGTACAGGGACCAGGCGTGGCTTCTCATCCGGAAGTGCCAGCGTGGAGCCCACCCCGACGGCACCTCGATCTCCGTTCCCCACCGCTTCGTCTCGGACGTCGAGGATCTGGCGCAGAAGATCCGCAAGCCGGAGGTGGCCGCATGA
- a CDS encoding alpha/beta hydrolase produces the protein MFGTSAVLAELTCKDWPAGRQQPHRVNAEGLPPALVVGTTGDPATPYQWSQGLAAQLPGGMLLTFEGSGHTAYGRSNACVNDAVDAYLINLKPVPSGTIC, from the coding sequence GTGTTCGGCACCTCCGCCGTGCTCGCCGAACTCACCTGCAAGGACTGGCCCGCCGGGCGGCAGCAGCCGCACCGCGTGAACGCCGAAGGCCTGCCCCCGGCCCTGGTCGTCGGCACCACCGGCGACCCGGCCACGCCGTACCAGTGGTCGCAGGGCCTCGCCGCCCAACTGCCCGGCGGCATGCTGCTCACCTTCGAGGGGTCCGGCCACACCGCCTACGGCCGCAGCAACGCCTGCGTCAACGACGCCGTGGACGCCTACCTCATCAACCTCAAGCCGGTTCCGAGCGGGACGATCTGCTGA